A region from the Parasphingopyxis sp. CP4 genome encodes:
- a CDS encoding NADH-quinone oxidoreductase subunit B family protein — translation MGVDLNTTPPPPGTLPDPDFLKDINAEVADKGFLVTSTEELFQWARTGSLWWMTFGLACCAVEMIQVNMPRYDMERFGAAPRASPRQSDVMIVAGTLCNKMAPALRRVYDQMAEPRYVISMGSCANGGGYYHYSYSVVRGCDRIVPVDIYVPGCPPTAEALLYGVMQLQRKIRRVGTVER, via the coding sequence ATGGGAGTAGATCTCAACACGACACCGCCACCACCCGGCACGCTTCCGGACCCGGACTTTTTGAAGGACATCAATGCCGAGGTGGCCGACAAAGGCTTTCTCGTCACCTCGACCGAAGAACTGTTTCAATGGGCGCGGACTGGTTCGCTCTGGTGGATGACGTTCGGCTTGGCCTGTTGCGCGGTCGAGATGATCCAGGTGAATATGCCGCGTTATGACATGGAACGGTTCGGCGCCGCGCCGCGCGCAAGCCCGCGCCAGTCCGATGTGATGATCGTTGCCGGCACGCTGTGCAACAAGATGGCACCGGCTCTGCGCCGCGTTTATGACCAGATGGCCGAACCACGTTATGTGATTTCGATGGGCAGCTGCGCCAATGGCGGCGGCTATTATCATTACAGCTATTCAGTGGTTCGCGGATGCGATCGCATTGTGCCCGTCGATATCTACGTCCCGGGGTGCCCGCCTACCGCAGAAGCTCTGCTCTATGGCGTGATGCAGCTCCAGCGGAAAATTCGCCGCGTTGGCACGGTGGAGCGTTGA
- the ndhC gene encoding NADH-quinone oxidoreductase subunit A yields MSLAFVVLPMIAAKFTGAANPYPNKLTEYECGFPAFEDSRSQFDVRFYLVAILFIIFDLEAAFLFPWAVTVFDLGWVAWIAMMIFLIELAIGLAYAWKVGALEWE; encoded by the coding sequence ATGTCACTGGCCTTTGTCGTTTTGCCGATGATCGCGGCAAAATTCACTGGCGCTGCCAATCCATATCCGAACAAGCTCACCGAATATGAATGCGGCTTTCCCGCGTTTGAAGATTCACGAAGCCAGTTCGACGTACGCTTCTATCTGGTGGCGATCCTGTTCATCATCTTCGACCTGGAAGCGGCATTCCTGTTTCCCTGGGCCGTCACGGTGTTTGACCTTGGCTGGGTGGCCTGGATCGCGATGATGATTTTCCTGATCGAGCTGGCGATCGGCCTGGCCTATGCCTGGAAAGTGGGGGCACTCGAATGGGAGTAG